The segment ACGTTGATTTTAGTAGTCGATTCCACTTTTACGGACAGTCTTTCAGCAGAAATTCACACCTTAATGCAGGATATTTCAGGTGATGGATGGGCAATAATCCGTCACGACGTTTCCCGCACCGACAGCGTTACACACATCAAATCTCTTATTCTTGCTGATTATAATGCGGCTCCGGCCGAAGCAAAAGCGGTGCTGCTGTTCGGTCATGTTCCGGTGCCATTTTCGGGCGATTTTAATCCTGATGCACATCCCGATCATAAAGGCGCCTGGCCGGCAGATGCCTACTACGCCGACATGGATGGCACATACACTGATACAAGTATTTTTGATACCGTTGCCAGTCGTGCCGAGAATCGCAATATTCCGGGCGATGGGAAGTTTGATCAAAGCTACATTCCTACGGACGTTGAATTGCAGATTGGGCGCATTGACCTCTGGAATATGCCGTCATTCCCAAAAAGCGAGCAGGAATTGCTCAGGCAATACCTCCATAAAAATCATGCATTCCGAAATAAGTATTTTACGGCAATCCCGCGCGGACTTATTGATGATAATTTCGGCGCCTTCAGCGGCGAAGCATTTGCATTGGGCGGATGGAAAAATTTTGCACCTATGCTTGGTGATACTGCAATTCATGAACTTGATTTTTTTACAACACTTTCACAGCAAAGTTATTTATGGGCATATGGTTGCGGAGGTGGCTGGTATCAAGGTGCAGGTGGCGTTGGTTCTACCACCGATTTTGTAAACGACACTGTAAATTCTGTTTTCACGATATTGTTCGGCAGCTATTTTGGTGACTGGAGCGCACAGGATAATTTTTTGCGCGCGCCCCTGGCATCTACAGGAACAGCCCTTACAAGCTGTTGGTCAGGACGACCGCATTGGCTTTTTCATCATATGGCAATGGGTGAAAACATCGGGTATTCGGCAAAACTGTCCATGAACAATACCGGAACCTATGTTGGCAATTATTCAACGCATTGCATGCATATTGCGCTGATGGGCGATCCTACACTACGAATGCATGTTCTTGCACCCGCCTACGGATTAGGTATTGTGAACGACAGTAACCGTATCAATATAGGTTGGTATGCTTCTCCAGAAAATGTTGACGGTTATTATGTTTTTCGCTCTGCAAGCGAGTTTGGGAAGTATTCTCGCATCAGCCCGACGCTGATTTCCGGAACTTCTTTTACGGACTTTTCGCCTTCAGCGGGCGAGAATTATTACATGGTACGTGCAGTAAAACTTCAGGAAAGCCCATCCGGCAGCTATTACAATATGAGTACCGGCATAACCGGTTATGTTTTTGCCGACCTGAGTGCTGTTTCAGAAAACGCCATGAATTCCGCAGGATTGATAGCCTATCCCAATCCCTGCGGCAATCAAACCACCCTTCAACTGAATTCGGAAATTACCGGCTCCGGGACCATTGAGGTTCATGACCTGTGCGGTCGCTTAATACAACATCAGGAAGTTTCTGTACTGCAAGGACGTTCGAGCATAACGTTAAATCTTTCGGAACTTGACGCCGGGTTGTATAGTATCAGTATAACTACCGTTGCAGGAATCTGGCGCACCAGAGTTGAACATCTGCGGTAGTTCGTTGTACATTAAACATTAACAAGACCGTAATTCAAAGGTTTTTATTATCTTTGCGCTCCCATTATCTGAAAAGACAATACGTTCAACGATGAGAGAAACCAATATCCGTATCACTGTTGAAGAATACAGCAACATTGATGAACTTAAGCCGGATGACAAAGCCCTGATGATGAAAGCCAGGGAGGCATCAAATTCTGCCTATGCACCATACAGCCGTTTTCTGGTAGGCGCGGCTGTTCTGCTCGAAAATGGACTTATCATTACCGGAAACAATCAGGAGAATGCCGCTTACCCTTCGGGCCTTTGCGCCGAGCGCGTAGCCCTGTTTGCTGCCTCTGCCACTCATCCGGGTGTTGCAGTGAAGGCAATTGCGGTTACTGCAAAATCGGAAGATTTTGTAATAAATGCCCCCGTTACACCCTGCGGCTCTTGCCGGCAGGTGATGTCAGAATATGAGATGCTTTCCAAGGCACCCATGCGTATTCTGATGATGGGCGAAACCGGTGAAGTTCATGTTGTGCAGGGCGTTTCCTCAGTATTACCCTTCATGTTCGATTCAAGCCTTTTAAAAAGAAAAACCGGTCAATAATCCGCCTTTAGTTAGAATATTATTATATTAGCACGGATTTTCCGGGTGCGCCATAATTGTGTTGTTCAGGGGCATTTCAGAAGAAATTTCCGGGTACTTTCCCGGAGAAAGGGAAGCGAAGTACTCACCAAAAACGGGACTGTATGAAAGTTAAACTACTTCTGATTAGTTTGTTTATCATTTTCACTGCGATGACAAATGACAAACCTGCTTACCAGTTATACAACGTCAAAGGGAAAAAGGCAAATTTCAGTTCACTGGTAAAGGATGCAGCAAGCTGCCAAGTAGTGCTTTTCGGAGAATTACACAATAATCCTGTGTCACACTGGTTGGAATTACAACTTGCCAAAGAGCTGTTCAAGCTTAAAAAACAAGATCTTATTCTTGGTGCCGAAATGTTTGAATCCGATAATCAAGCCGAGCTCGATAAATACATGAAAGGTGAGATTAACGAAGATTCCATGAGTGCCCATGTTCGGCTCTGGCCCAACTATGAAACCGATTACAGGCCGCTTGTAGAATTTGCACGTAATACCAATCTGAAATTCATTGCTACCAACATTCCTCGCAAATATGCGTCCATGGTGAATAAAGGCGGATTTGAAGCCTTAGATGCCCTTACGGCAGAAGAAAAACTTTTGTTTGCCCCACTTCCGGTTGATTATGACGGAGAACTGGACTGCTATAAGAAAATGCTTGAAATGAATATGGGCGGTCATCAGGTAACACCCAACTTTCCAAAAGCACAGGCGATAAAAGATGCCACCATGGCATATTTCATCAATAAAAACAATGCCGAAAACAAATGCTTCCTGCACTTCAACGGATCGTACCATTCCGATAATTTTGAGGCCATGATGTGGTACCTCAAACGCCTTGACCCATACATGAAAGTGCTTACTATTGCTACCGTGGAGCAATCGCAGCTTGACAAACTTTCTGAAGAATATATTCTATTAGCTGATTATATAATCGTTGTGCCCGACGACATGACCAAAACATACTGACCCTGAATAATGGCCGATAAGCCCAAACAGCAGATACTTGTTCCTTATGATTATACTACCGTTGCGAAAAATGCGCTGCAGTGCGGTATTCGTATGGCCAGGATATTTAATTGCGAAATTTCAATAGTGTATGCTGTGAGCCGTCGTGAAGCAAAAACCTGGACTCAATGGGACCATGCTAAGGCTGAAATTCGCAAAAAACTTATTCCCGTTGCCAATGATGTGATTTCAAAACAAGGCATCAATACGAGTGTTTATGTGTTCAAGGGGCAGATAGATCATGTGATTTCTACATTTTATGAGCGCATAAATGCCATCATGATGGTTGCCGGATTCAACGCTCAAGGCAAAGAAAAGAATGCTTTTTTTTCTTTAAAATCAATTATTAATAAATTCCGTGAGCTGCGCATACCGATTCTTGTGGTGCAGGACATAAGCCATGAAGGCAATATGTTTCAGAATATCATCATGCCGGTTGATTTTAATAAAGAGGCCAAAGAAAAATCTTCGTGGGCAGGTTTTTTCAGTAAGTTGAACCGTTCGCGCATTTACCTTGTCAGCCGCACTTACCGTGACCCATTCTTTGCTGCGCAGATAAAAAATAATCTCACCTCTATAAAAAAACTTTTTGATACTGCTGAAGTTGTCTTTGAAGAAAAGAATGCCGGCACTATACGGGGAAGCATAGACCGCTTTGCGCTTGACTTTGCGCGTGCCAATAATGGCGATATGCTTATTTTAATGGCTACCCCCGAACGCGGCATCGACGATTATTTTATTGGTCCGCCCGAGAAACGCATCATTGCCGCAGCGCGCGATATTCCGGTACTGCTGCTCAATCCAAGAGATGACCTCTACCTGCCCTGTGTGTAAAAAGACACCATAAAAAAAGCCGCAGTAGGCAGCTTTTTTTATTCTATTATCTTATATCTGTTGTCTAAAGTCTATTTCTCGATGCCTTCGGGTTTGGCGAACAGTTTTTTCTGGAAAACGAGCAGAGCAAGC is part of the Bacteroidota bacterium genome and harbors:
- the cdd gene encoding cytidine deaminase gives rise to the protein MRETNIRITVEEYSNIDELKPDDKALMMKAREASNSAYAPYSRFLVGAAVLLENGLIITGNNQENAAYPSGLCAERVALFAASATHPGVAVKAIAVTAKSEDFVINAPVTPCGSCRQVMSEYEMLSKAPMRILMMGETGEVHVVQGVSSVLPFMFDSSLLKRKTGQ
- a CDS encoding T9SS type A sorting domain-containing protein; protein product: MKYLSINTLAIIFLLSLGFEAQSQVTKDYSVLLTATIDTVQSKIILHWPKRTTATAHTVHRKTKSAVTWGAPLANLAGTDTVYTDYNVVVDSLYEYRVTENAPPISASGYICVGMNMAATEHRGTLILVVDSTFTDSLSAEIHTLMQDISGDGWAIIRHDVSRTDSVTHIKSLILADYNAAPAEAKAVLLFGHVPVPFSGDFNPDAHPDHKGAWPADAYYADMDGTYTDTSIFDTVASRAENRNIPGDGKFDQSYIPTDVELQIGRIDLWNMPSFPKSEQELLRQYLHKNHAFRNKYFTAIPRGLIDDNFGAFSGEAFALGGWKNFAPMLGDTAIHELDFFTTLSQQSYLWAYGCGGGWYQGAGGVGSTTDFVNDTVNSVFTILFGSYFGDWSAQDNFLRAPLASTGTALTSCWSGRPHWLFHHMAMGENIGYSAKLSMNNTGTYVGNYSTHCMHIALMGDPTLRMHVLAPAYGLGIVNDSNRINIGWYASPENVDGYYVFRSASEFGKYSRISPTLISGTSFTDFSPSAGENYYMVRAVKLQESPSGSYYNMSTGITGYVFADLSAVSENAMNSAGLIAYPNPCGNQTTLQLNSEITGSGTIEVHDLCGRLIQHQEVSVLQGRSSITLNLSELDAGLYSISITTVAGIWRTRVEHLR
- a CDS encoding universal stress protein is translated as MADKPKQQILVPYDYTTVAKNALQCGIRMARIFNCEISIVYAVSRREAKTWTQWDHAKAEIRKKLIPVANDVISKQGINTSVYVFKGQIDHVISTFYERINAIMMVAGFNAQGKEKNAFFSLKSIINKFRELRIPILVVQDISHEGNMFQNIIMPVDFNKEAKEKSSWAGFFSKLNRSRIYLVSRTYRDPFFAAQIKNNLTSIKKLFDTAEVVFEEKNAGTIRGSIDRFALDFARANNGDMLILMATPERGIDDYFIGPPEKRIIAAARDIPVLLLNPRDDLYLPCV
- a CDS encoding ChaN family lipoprotein; translated protein: MKVKLLLISLFIIFTAMTNDKPAYQLYNVKGKKANFSSLVKDAASCQVVLFGELHNNPVSHWLELQLAKELFKLKKQDLILGAEMFESDNQAELDKYMKGEINEDSMSAHVRLWPNYETDYRPLVEFARNTNLKFIATNIPRKYASMVNKGGFEALDALTAEEKLLFAPLPVDYDGELDCYKKMLEMNMGGHQVTPNFPKAQAIKDATMAYFINKNNAENKCFLHFNGSYHSDNFEAMMWYLKRLDPYMKVLTIATVEQSQLDKLSEEYILLADYIIVVPDDMTKTY